A stretch of the Papaver somniferum cultivar HN1 chromosome 6, ASM357369v1, whole genome shotgun sequence genome encodes the following:
- the LOC113290552 gene encoding plant UBX domain-containing protein 7-like yields the protein MGNNNVRGKKIEGDLSFLSERENNNLDEQKLETDANEKNSAAADMESGFDDQEDPLVSWLFDMESIVQEQETESDFGEQEWGTDDDVQEEMESYTAEQVPETNVAVFDQGTSISSAEKDNLMSSFLENCVGQSVQTAKQYLEATNWDLEGALGLFWSAPVRYPKIPNTSYELINLGEANIRAGMVQPDVNAVDDNLASMYPPPVALMYDGPFHKAKKSAEDEDKWLIVNVQSKQEFSSLTLNLDTWAHEAVSQTISANFIFWQVYDDIIEGQKICNYYKLTSFPAVLVLDPITGQNVKSWTGMIEAVQLLEDLAPYMDAGPKHHLTLLSRKRPAEISKQTTLPETTEEEDEELFQAILASMENMTTTVAPACSDSIEEPVTSSSNKLTYPDLPEEPKVDKTLLCRIGVRLPDGRRLQRNFLRTDPVQMLWSFCNSQLDEAESRPFHLTQAIPGSPNTLAYESKQTFEESGLSNSMISVTWD from the coding sequence ATGGGGAATAACAATGTTCGTGGGAAAAAGATTGAAGGTGATTTAAGTTTTCTTTCTGAAAGGGAGAATAACAATCTTGACGAGCAAAAGTTGGAAACTGATGCTAATGAGAAGAACAGCGCTGCGGCTGACATGGAAAGTGGTTTTGATGATCAAGAAGACCCCCTAGTTTCTTGGTTGTTTGACATGGAGAGTATTGTTCAAGAGCAAGAGACAGAAAGTGATTTTGGTGAGCAAGAATGGGGGActgatgatgatgtgcaagaagaGATGGAGAGTTATACTGCTGAGCAAGTGCCGGAGACTAATGTTGCTGTTTTTGATCAAGGCACTTCGATATCTTCCGCTGAAAAAGACAATTTGATGTCTTCGTTTCTTGAAAACTGTGTTGGGCAGTCGGTCCAGACTGCGAAACAATATTTAGAAGCAACAAACTGGGATCTTGAAGGCGCACTTGGGCTGTTTTGGAGTGCTCCAGTGCGTTATCCAAAGATTCCAAACACATCGTATGAGCTTATTAACTTGGGAGAGGCAAACATTAGGGCCGGGATGGTTCAACCTGATGTTAATGCAGTAGATGATAACTTAGCTTCCATGTATCCTCCCCCTGTGGCATTGATGTATGATGGGCCTTTCCATAAGGCAAAAAAATCTGCTGAAGATGAAGACAAGTGGTTGATAGTAAATGTGCAATCTAAACAAGAATTCAGTTCTCTTACGCTAAACTTGGATACATGGGCACACGAAGCTGTCTCTCAGACTATCAGCGCTAATTTCATCTTTTGGCAAGTTTATGATGATATTATTGAAGGACAAAAGATATGTAACTATTATAAATTGACATCTTTTCCTGCAGTCCTTGTTTTGGATCCCATCACAGGGCAAAACGTGAAATCATGGACCGGAATGATTGAAGCTGTGcagttgttggaggatttagcaccTTACATGGACGCAGGTCCTAAGCATCATCTCACTCTACTTTCTCGTAAACGTCCAGCTGAAATTTCTAAACAAACTACTCTTCCTGAGACtaccgaagaagaagatgaagagctaTTCCAAGCAATTCTAGCTTCAATGGAAAACATGACAACTACTGTTGCTCCAGCTTGTAGTGACAGTATTGAAGAACCAGTAACTTCCTCAAGCAACAAGCTTACATATCCTGATCTCCCTGAAGAGCCAAAGGTGGACAAAACACTTCTTTGCAGAATTGGGGTTCGCCTTCCTGATGGACGTCGACTTCAGCGGAATTTCCTTCGCACAGATCCAGTCCAGATGTTATGGTCATTCTGTAACTCCCAACTTGACGAGGCAGAGTCACGGCCTTTTCATTTGACTCAAGCCATCCCAGGTTCACCAAACACTCTTGCTTACGAAAGCAAGCAAACATTCGAGGAGTCTGGATTATCAAACTCAATGATCTCAGTTACTTGGGATTGA
- the LOC113290550 gene encoding plant UBX domain-containing protein 7-like, producing MDDTNIDLLKQEIEEIESDFDEQEWGTDDDVQQEIESCAVLENNLVVQKDTLISSFLEVGVGQSIQIAKQYLEATNWDLEGALTLLYSAEARYPNTSYELINLGEANARAETVLSDVSAVDNSLDDNLASMYPPPMELMYDGPFHKAKKAAEDEDRWLIVNVQSKQEFSSLTLNLDTWAHEAVSQIIAANFIFWQVYNDVTEGQKISNYYKLTAFPAVLVLDPITGKNVKSWTGTIDAVQLLEDLAPYMDAGPKHHLSRLFPKRPTETSQQTTVPDTTEEEDEEIFQAILASMQNMTATVAPACSDTDEPVTSSNKKLTYPDLPEEPKVEKTLLCRIGVRLPDGRRLQRNFLRTDPVQLLWSFCNSQLDEAESRPFHLTQAIPGSSKTLDYESKETFDESGLSNSMISVTWD from the exons ATGGATGATACCAACATAGATTTATTAAAG CAAGAGATAGAGGAGATAGAGAGTGATTTTGATGAGCAAGAATGGGGGACTGATGATGATGTGCAACAAGAGATAGAGAGTTGTGCTGTGTTGGAGAATAATCTTGTTGTTCAGAAAGACACTTTGATTTCTTCGTTTCTTGAAGTTGGTGTTGGGCAGTCAATCCAGATTGCGAAACAATATTTAGAAGCAACGAACTGGGATCTTGAAGGCGCACTTACACTGCTATACAGTGCAGAAGCGCGTTATCCAAACACATCGTATGAGCTTATTAACTTGGGAGAGGCGAACGCTAGGGCCGAGACGGTTCTCTCTGATGTTAGTGCAGTCGATAATTCTCTAGATGATAACCTAGCTTCCATGTATCCTCCCCCTATGGAATTGATGTATGATGGACCATTCCATAAGGCAAAAAAAGCTGCTGAAGATGAAGACAGGTGGTTGATAGTAAATGTGCAATCTAAACAAGAATTTAGTTCTCTTACGCTAAACTTGGATACATGGGCACACGAAGCTGTCTCGCAGATTATCGCTGCCAATTTTATCTTTTGGCAAGTTTATAACGATGTCACTGAAGGTCAGAAGATCTCTAACTATTATAAATTGACAGCTTTTCCTGCAGTCCTTGTTTTGGACCCAATCACAGGGAAAAACGTGAAATCATGGACCGGAACGATTGACGCTGTGCAactgttggaggatttagcaccTTACATGGATGCAGGTCCTAAACATCATCTCAGTCGACTTTTCCCTAAACGTCCAACTGAAACTTCTCAGCAAACTACTGTTCCTGATACtaccgaagaagaagatgaggagatATTCCAAGCAATTCTAGCTTCAATGCAAAACATGACAGCTACTGTTGCTCCAGCTTGTAGTGACACTGACGAACCAGTAACTTCTTCAAACAAGAAGCTTACATATCCTGATCTCCCTGAAGAGCCAAAGGTGGAGAAAACGCTTCTCTGCAGAATCGGAGTTCGTCTACCTGATGGGCGTAGGCTTCAGCGGAATTTCCTTCGAACAGATCCAGTCCAGTTGTTATGGTCATTCTGTAACTCCCAGCTTGATGAAGCAGAGTCGCGGCCTTTTCATTTGACTCAAGCCATCCCAGGTTCATCAAAGACTCTTGACTACGAAAGCAAGGAAACATTCGATGAGTCTGGATTATCAAACTCAATGATTTCAGTTACTTGGGATTGA
- the LOC113290551 gene encoding putative plant UBX domain-containing protein 14, whose product MESVVDEQEASLVSWLFEMKNNVAEQEIESDFNDQEWGIDDDVHEEIESYAAEQSIPIAKQFLEATNWDLQKAIRLLFSAEVRYPNTSYELMNLGEANFRAEMVRSDVSATDNSLDDNLVSMYPPPLKLMYDGPFHKEKKGAEDEDKWLIVNVQSK is encoded by the exons ATGGAGAGCGTTGTCGATGAGCAAGAAGCCTCTCTCGTTTCTTGGTTATTTGAGATGAAGAATAACGTTGCAGAGCAAGAGATAGAGAGTGATTTTAATGATCAAGAATGGGGGATTGATGATGATGTGCACGAAGAGATAGAGAGTTATGCTGCTGAACAA TCAATCCCGATTGCGAAACAATTTTTAGAAGCAACGAACTGGGATCTTCAAAAAGCAATTAGGCTGCTTTTCAGTGCAGAAGTGCGTTATCCAAACACATCTTATGAGCTTATGAACTTAGGAGAGGCAAACTTTAGGGCCGAGATGGTTCGCTCTGATGTTAGTGCAACAGATAACTCTCTAGATGATAATCTAGTTTCCATGTATCCTCCCCCTCTAAAACTGATGTATGATGGACCTTTCCATAAGGAAAAGAAAGGCGCAGAAGATGAAGACAAGTGGTTGATAGTAAATGTGCAATCTAAATAA